CCTCTTTACTCTGAGAAATCAGGGAATTTTCTTTAAGAGACATCAAACGGTCTTGTTCCCTACCTAATAGGCGGATTTTCTTACTCGCTTGAATAAATTCTTGGGGTTGTATGTTTTTATGTTGTTGTTTAAGGCGCGCGTTCATTCTATTAATCAGATCAGATTGATCTTTCATAACTTTTAGAGTAAGAATGTGCGAGTTTAGAGCTTCCCAACGTTTTGTTGTCCGGACATGTTTATAAACGATGCCTATAATCGGAAGACAGCTAACTAAACTTAACGCAATAAGAGCGCAAACTAATGACCATTTTTTCATAGGGCTTCCTGGGAAACTATAGTAAATTGTAATTCAAAAGAGTGTCCATCACACAATGTCTTGGTAACATCGGAGAGTTTGGGATGAAGGGATATTTTGCGGAGGAATTCAGACACTTCTTCTGGATTTCCTTCACCTCTAACGGAAATAAGCGCTTTGTAAGGTAGCGCAGGATTCTGTTGTGAAGGGAATGATGCTAGGGAATAACAGAAATACGAAAGTCTCACGGAAGGAGTATTCTGCGCTACAGAAGAAAGAAATTGCATAGTTTCTTTATTTGTCGGGATTGTAGGCAGGTAGGGATACTCAAAGCGCATATTCGATGATACAGCAGTGTGCAGCGCTTCTTCTACACCACGAAGGGATTTAGGAATTTTTTTTGTTTCAGGACACACTAAGGCGAAATTTTCTCGTACTCGATGAGAAATAGAGGCGAGTTTTAACGTAGAGCCTAGACCCACAAATATTGTGGATAATAGGGCTAGTTTTCCTATTATAAATGCAGAACGTTTCAACCAATGCTTCTGGGACTCTACACAGTTAAAAACTGGATTATAGGGAAATGTTAATGTCTTTCGGGAAGCTCCGTGATACGCCGTAGTAATCGCATCACCATAATTTGCCCACTCCTCCTCTTCTAAACCAAAAGTCATTGTTTGGCAGGAAATCAGGGGTAAAGACAATTTTTGTTCTAAATATTTTTTTGATTCCTCAGGAAGTTGTACAGTATGTATAGCGGTTAACTCTACAGCAGGATAAGTCTCCCTTACGTAATCTAGCGTGGTGAGAATATCGTCGCTGTTTTTCTTAGTGGGATTGCAAAAAGAACGGGAGACCAGAACCGATCCATTTTGGACAAAAAGACACGTAGTCTCAGAAGAACCCGTATAAACCAAAAAATATGCAGGGAGAGCTTTTAAAGGTGTCTGTTGCGCTAGGGAAAATATATCCGCAGGTTGGCAGGATATGGCATCTGGAAATATGCGCGCTTTGTGTAGGAGAGCTATTTCACGTTCAGCTGTAGCTTTCTGTGTTACCCATAAAGTTACTAGGGTTTCTCCATTTTCGTTTTTTTTGCCTAATTTAGGAGCAACTACCAAGGAATTCCAGGGAAATGCCGCGTTAGTTTCTAAATCAGTTAAAGCTATCTTTAAAATGTTTTTTTTATTTTTTAATGAAGAAACAGAGCTTCTAATTAGACTATCAGTTCCCTTTAAAGAAAAAGTTATAGAAGCTGTTAAGTATTTTTTTGGAAGTTGCCATTCTTGATCTTCAAAGATATGCTCGCAATGGGAAACTATCCATCCTTTACATGTTTTCTGCAAAATTGCTATTTTAATAGTATTATTTGCATCTTGGGTTACCCCGATGTGGTATATGGGCAGTTTAAAATCCATAGTACGGTGTTCTTAAAAAATAAAGGTAACCATTTTAAAGAATAAATGGCTGTTTTTCAAGAAAAACACATATTAATTGTTTATAAAGGGAAAAGAAATGGTATCTTATTTTTTGAAAGCCGCTATTAATGTTTATAGTTTTTTAATTTTGGTGTATATTCTTGCCTCTTGGGTTCCTGAATGTCACAATACAAAATGGTACCAATACGTATACAGGTTCGTAGACCCCTACTTAGCTCTATTTAGAAAATTTATTCCTCGTATTGGCTTCATTGATATTAGTCCGTTGATCGCTCTACTTTGCTTAGAGGCTGTTCCTTTTATTGTGATACGAACCCTGAGGTTTGTTATTCTTAATATTTTCCAGTCTCCATGGCTTCTTCAATATATATAAGAAATATTTTACTAAGATCCCCCATTGTTTACGCACCTTTAGCGGGTTTTTCAGATTATCCTTATCGGAGAATGTCGGCGCTTTATGGCCCGCCCGCTCTGATGTTTTGTGAGATGGTTAAGATAGAAGGGTTACATTACTCTCCTTCGCGCACATTGAAACTTTTAGAATATTCTGAATCGATGCGCCCTATAGGTGGGCAGCTTTGTGGTAGTAAACCCGAAATGGCGGGGGAAGCTGCTAAGGTATTAGAGGGTTTAGGTTTCGATTTAATAGATTTAAACTGCGGTTGTCCTACGGATAGGATTACAAAAGATGGTAGCGGATCGGGGATGTTGAAATCTCCTGAGCTTATTGGGAAAGTTTTAGAAAAGATTATAGAGGCTGTATCCATTCCTGTTACTGTAAAGATACGTTCTGGATGGGATGGAAATAACATTAATATCGAAGAGACGGTGAGAGTGATCAAAGATGCTGGAGCTAGCGCTGTTTTCGTACACGGAAGAACGCGCGCCCAAGGCTACGTTGGCCCTAGTAATCTTGAATATATATCACGAGCGAAGGCCGCTGCGGGTAAAGATTTCCCCGTATTTGGAAACGGTGATGTATTTTCTCCAGAAGCTGCTAAAGTAATGCTAGACACTACGGGCTGTGATGGCGTTCTTGTTGCACGTGGTACGATGGGAGCTCCTTGGATAGTAAGACAGATACAAGATTATCTCACGACAGGAACATATGAAAAAATACCTTTTTCGGTGAGGAAACAGGCATTTATTCAACATTTGCAGTGGGCAGATGAATATTATCAAAGTGAAGCGAAGTTTCTCTGTGAAACACGAAAGCTTTGCGGACATTATCTAATATCAGCTTCCAAAGTGCGATTTCTACGCTCAGCCTTGTCTAAAGCTACATCTGTGCAAGAAGTGTATCAGCTTATCGATAGTTATGAAGAAGCTGATGATGAGCATCGGGATCAACCAGCTTTAAATAAATGCTGATTTAGCAATTTTGGCAGTTGGAACATATCCACAGGTTCGGGGCCAATAATTGCTTGAAATTTCTCATCGGGAATTAACATCTTTTTATTTTCAGGCGATTGTAGATTCTGATCCTTGATGTATTTCCAGATTTTCTTTGTGGCTTCTCCACGCGCTACAGGCTCATTGCCTATCATTAAGGCAAGCTCAGGAGAAGGTGTAAGTAAAGAGCCTACCCTAGTAGTTTTTCCTTCACTCTTTTTCTTTGCTTTTGTTTTTGTAGTTTTACTACTTGTTTTTGATGCAGCTTTTTTCTTGCCTGTTGTTTTCTTTTCGTAAGGAGTTTTTGGTGTTCCTGTATACTTTGTAACAACAGCATCTATAGTGTTGCCAATCACACTACAGTCGGGATATTCTGAACAAGAATAGAATGTTTTATTATAACGTGAACGCTTTTTGAGAATTTTTCCAGAGCATCCTATAGCGGGGCAAGGAATGGATTCTTCTTTTTCTACTTCTTCTCCCTTTTTATGAATAGAAATCGTTCCACGGCACTTAGGATAGTTTAAACATCCTAAAAACGTGCCGAAACGCCCATGACGGACTTTCATTTTACCTTCACAAACAGGACAGGGACTATCCCAAGGTGTATCAACAGCATAGTCATCTTTATTAAAGGCAAGTTCTTCTTCAGAAGTTTTGAAGTCACACTCAGGGTATTCTGAGCAGCCATAGAAATAACGATTTTTTGCCCAGATTTTAACGAGTTTCCCTTTATGACATGCCGAGCATTCTATATCGGTTACAACACGTGGGATAACGGCTTCTTTTTCTGCTGTGGTGACTACAGGAAGAAATTGGTCCCAAAACTCTCTAAGAAGTAGTTTCCAGGACTTTTTATTATCAGCGATAAGTTCTAGCTCATCTTCCATAAGAGCTGTAAAACCTATGTCCATAATTCTAGGAAAATTCGTCTCTAGGAATTGTGAAATGATTTTCCCTAATTCTGTAGGACGCAGACGTTGGTTTTCTTTAATTGTATACTCACGACTTTGAATTTTATTCATAATCGTTGCATATGTGGATGGACGGCCTATCCCAGACTTTTCTAACTCTTTTACTAAAGAAGCTTCTGTGAATCTCGGAAGAGGTTTTGTAAATGCCTGTTCTGCAGAAACCTTTTCTTTATCCAAAACATCTTGAGCATGCAGTTGAGGAAGAGAGAGGTTTTCTTCTTCAGCTATATCATCATCAATTTTCTCTTCATATACAGCTAGAAAACCTTTGAACTTCAATAACGATCCTGAAGCGCGTAAATCTATTTTTACGTTCGTAGAGATGGTCATCGCTAACGTATCATAAATTGCAGGATTCATCTGGGAAGCAACGAAACGTTTCCAAATGAGAGAATAGAGTTTGTGTTGATCGTCAGTTAATCTTCCCTGAAGCTTATCTGGAGATAACTGAATATCCGTAGGACGAATAGCTTCGTGGGCATCTTGAGTCATTTTCTTTGTGGCATAGAGATTAGGGGATTTAGGAAGGTACTCTTGACCAAATGTATCCTGTATGTAGTCTCTAGCATTGCTTAATGCTTCAGGATCTATACGTACGGAATCTGTACGCATGTATGTAATCAATCCTGTTGCATCTTCATTATCTAATTCAACGCCTTCATATAGTGTCTGAGCCACAGACATTGTTTTCGAAGAAGAAAATCTAAAGTGACGACTGGCTTCTTGCTGTAAAGTTGATGTAATAAACGGTGGCGCTGCGTTGCGACGTTTCTCTTTAGCTTCTACGCGAGTAACTCTATAGGAAGCATCTTCTAAAAGCTCTACATAATGTTGAGCTTTAGCCTCGGAATTGATTAATAAAATTTCATCTTCGGTTTTTCCTTTAGGAAGTTCCTTTTCCCATTTTTTTCCATCTGCAGAATAGAGATGCGCCCAAAAAGTTTTTGAGGTCTTAGGGTCTTGAAGGAAAACACGGATATTCCAATATTCTGTAGGAACAAAAGCTTCTATAGCTTTTTCACGATCTACAACAAGCTTTAACGCAACAGATTGCACACGTCCTGCCGATATGCCTGATCGTTGCTGGAGCTTGCGACTTAAAATAGGAGAGATCTTATAACCTACAATACGATCCAAGAGGCGACGGGCTTGTTGCGCATTTACTAAAGCCATATCGATTTCTCGAGGATGCTTTAAAGCTTCGTTAACAGCACCTTTGGTAATTGCATTGAATGAAATTCGTTGCATGTGCGTATTTTTTGGAAGCTGGTTGGCGATATGCCAGGCTATGGCTTCTCCTTCTCTATCAGGGTCGGGAGATAGATAAACAACTTCACAGCTAGAGGCTAATTTGCGAATTTGGCTGATAACTTCTTGTTTATCAGGAAGAACTTGATAATCAGGTTCGAAATCATGTTCGATATCGATACCGAATTCCTTGGCGGGAAGATCAACAACATGTCCTAGTGATG
This DNA window, taken from Chlamydia sp. 04-14, encodes the following:
- a CDS encoding YggT family protein, which translates into the protein MVSYFLKAAINVYSFLILVYILASWVPECHNTKWYQYVYRFVDPYLALFRKFIPRIGFIDISPLIALLCLEAVPFIVIRTLRFVILNIFQSPWLLQYI
- the dusB gene encoding tRNA dihydrouridine synthase DusB yields the protein MASSIYIRNILLRSPIVYAPLAGFSDYPYRRMSALYGPPALMFCEMVKIEGLHYSPSRTLKLLEYSESMRPIGGQLCGSKPEMAGEAAKVLEGLGFDLIDLNCGCPTDRITKDGSGSGMLKSPELIGKVLEKIIEAVSIPVTVKIRSGWDGNNINIEETVRVIKDAGASAVFVHGRTRAQGYVGPSNLEYISRAKAAAGKDFPVFGNGDVFSPEAAKVMLDTTGCDGVLVARGTMGAPWIVRQIQDYLTTGTYEKIPFSVRKQAFIQHLQWADEYYQSEAKFLCETRKLCGHYLISASKVRFLRSALSKATSVQEVYQLIDSYEEADDEHRDQPALNKC
- the topA gene encoding type I DNA topoisomerase translates to MKKSLIVVESPAKIKTLQKLLGKGFIFASSLGHVVDLPAKEFGIDIEHDFEPDYQVLPDKQEVISQIRKLASSCEVVYLSPDPDREGEAIAWHIANQLPKNTHMQRISFNAITKGAVNEALKHPREIDMALVNAQQARRLLDRIVGYKISPILSRKLQQRSGISAGRVQSVALKLVVDREKAIEAFVPTEYWNIRVFLQDPKTSKTFWAHLYSADGKKWEKELPKGKTEDEILLINSEAKAQHYVELLEDASYRVTRVEAKEKRRNAAPPFITSTLQQEASRHFRFSSSKTMSVAQTLYEGVELDNEDATGLITYMRTDSVRIDPEALSNARDYIQDTFGQEYLPKSPNLYATKKMTQDAHEAIRPTDIQLSPDKLQGRLTDDQHKLYSLIWKRFVASQMNPAIYDTLAMTISTNVKIDLRASGSLLKFKGFLAVYEEKIDDDIAEEENLSLPQLHAQDVLDKEKVSAEQAFTKPLPRFTEASLVKELEKSGIGRPSTYATIMNKIQSREYTIKENQRLRPTELGKIISQFLETNFPRIMDIGFTALMEDELELIADNKKSWKLLLREFWDQFLPVVTTAEKEAVIPRVVTDIECSACHKGKLVKIWAKNRYFYGCSEYPECDFKTSEEELAFNKDDYAVDTPWDSPCPVCEGKMKVRHGRFGTFLGCLNYPKCRGTISIHKKGEEVEKEESIPCPAIGCSGKILKKRSRYNKTFYSCSEYPDCSVIGNTIDAVVTKYTGTPKTPYEKKTTGKKKAASKTSSKTTKTKAKKKSEGKTTRVGSLLTPSPELALMIGNEPVARGEATKKIWKYIKDQNLQSPENKKMLIPDEKFQAIIGPEPVDMFQLPKLLNQHLFKAG